Proteins encoded within one genomic window of Brachybacterium sp. P6-10-X1:
- a CDS encoding PRC-barrel domain-containing protein, which translates to MTQTSGGEAPAEHPEGDGCAASAGPASQLGAGSTASTGVECGASGPGSSDAARLARRRRLQALAGVTVLGSDGAQVGRVRDVYLHDATGELAAITVVRRQLSSRSVLIPTAAIAVLPAQHTEPDEPDPDRRAEAQVTAARHGGDSAGGDGAGRKGTGGDGSGREGVDQDEASYLGPDADGAAVQLPDTTSHGSRDDSEGAGRSEGAGRSEGAGRSDGADRRATVRRTADRQHRRAATDRDADPAHPQAMWLFVDAASARAGLRPPDTLHASPRTLREAARAVGLEDAAGAVDPEEASRAAGPEEAAAG; encoded by the coding sequence GTGACCCAGACGTCGGGGGGCGAGGCCCCCGCTGAGCACCCCGAGGGAGACGGTTGCGCCGCCTCCGCGGGTCCGGCGTCGCAGCTCGGTGCGGGATCGACGGCATCGACCGGTGTGGAGTGCGGGGCTTCGGGCCCGGGGTCGTCCGACGCCGCACGCCTGGCCCGTCGCAGACGCCTCCAGGCTCTGGCCGGCGTGACCGTGCTGGGCAGCGACGGGGCGCAGGTGGGGCGCGTGCGCGACGTCTATCTGCACGATGCCACCGGCGAGCTCGCCGCGATCACGGTCGTGCGCCGCCAGCTCAGCTCTCGCAGCGTGCTGATCCCCACCGCGGCGATCGCCGTCCTCCCCGCGCAGCACACGGAGCCGGACGAACCCGACCCCGATCGTCGGGCCGAGGCGCAGGTCACGGCCGCGCGCCACGGGGGTGACAGCGCGGGCGGCGACGGCGCAGGGCGCAAGGGGACAGGGGGCGACGGCTCAGGGCGCGAGGGGGTCGACCAGGACGAGGCGTCCTACCTCGGGCCCGATGCCGACGGCGCCGCCGTGCAGCTGCCCGACACGACCTCCCACGGGTCCCGGGACGACTCCGAGGGTGCCGGCCGCTCCGAGGGGGCCGGCCGCTCCGAGGGTGCCGGCCGCTCCGACGGTGCCGACCGCCGCGCCACCGTCCGTCGGACGGCCGACCGGCAGCACCGGCGGGCCGCGACCGATCGCGACGCCGATCCCGCCCACCCGCAGGCGATGTGGCTCTTCGTGGACGCCGCGTCCGCCCGCGCAGGCCTGCGACCACCGGACACGCTCCACGCGTCCCCGCGCACGTTGCGGGAGGCCGCCCGCGCCGTGGGCCTCGAGGACGCTGCCGGTGCCGTCGACCCGGAGGAGGCGTCCCGGGCCGCCGGCCCGGAGGAGGCCGCCGCCGGATGA